Within Aliivibrio fischeri, the genomic segment TTAATGATGTAGGCCATTTCTTTATATGATGCTATAAATCAAACTTAATTAAAAAGTCCTTTAAGTAATTTATTTGCCGCATCTTTTACTTTTTCATCTTTAATCTTATCGCCATATTTTTCTTCTAGCTTCTCAATACCACGATCAATTTCTTTTTGTGCTTTTTGTTTCATCACATCATCGAATTCAAGTTTATATTTAGGGTTTGTCCAAGATCCCGTTACTCGAATTGGTATCGTCACATCTTTTAGATCGTCAATATCCTTACCGCCCTGCCCCTTTAATGTGCCCACAATAGACGTTTTAATCAGCATATTTGCTGTTTCATTCACATAATGTGCAGAACCTTCACCATGAATTCGAAGTAAAGGAGAGACCATCTTGATATTTTTAGTTGTTGCATTACCGTTTGCTAGATAAAAGTCAGCAGTAAGGGCACTAAAATCTGTTTTTTCAGCTTCTTCGCTTCCTTTAACTTTTCACCTTTAACCTTTGCATAAGTCGTACGGATTAATAACGGAATGTTAATACCATTTACAGCACCATCAGCAAAGTTAATCGAAACTTTCCTTTAAGGTTCTGCTTAAGTGCTGTTGGTTTTAAACTTTTCCCTGATGCATTAATCGCTATATTACCTGTACCTTCTACAAGACTTTCACCCATAACATCGGTTAATAAAGGGGCAACTTTTACTCCTTTAATCGTCTGTTTAACACTATAAGTCGGTACTGATTTTCGAGCATCAAGTGTTGCTGTCATATCAATTCCACCACTGTATAAATCAGAATGAAATTTCGTTAATTTCAGTACACCACGATTAACAGAGAACACAGACGTCACATTCTGCATTTTTGCGTTATTAGCTTTAAATTTATCAATAATGATTGAACCCGCAACATCTAATGTTTTCAATGCACTTAAGTCAGGTTCCACTTCTTTTACTGGTGTAGATGACGCTTTTGTTGATGTCGTTGAATCTACTGTTTTAGATGACTCATCTTTTGGTAACGTTGCTAGTAAAGCATCAACATCAATACTTGGGCTACGTAGATCAAAGCGAACTTTAGGAATATCATTTAATTGAACGCTTAGCTTACCAGTAAAATCGGTATCGACCGCTGATAAAGCAAGCTTGTCTATCTTCAAGAACGATTTGTTTAGATCAAAGGAACTATTAAATCCAATAACAGCAGTCACATCTTCATTTGGAATGCCTTTTCCCTTCACATTGTTAGTACTTGTGAATTCCTTGATTTTAATTAGGTCTAACGCTTTTGGTACATAAAGAGCAAATGTTGAATTCGAATTAACCTCTAAATTATTTGCTTTACCTTTTGCTTTTAAAACTAAATTAGCCCATTTATCAAAAGAAAATTGATCAATAGTAAAGGTAATATCATTAAATTTATTTACGGCATCTGCATACGATGCATTAAATTCAACATTCTTAAATGAAGCATCATCTAGCGTTTCAGCTATATTAAGCTCTGTTTTCCCTTTTAGTGCGACTTTTTGCTTACCTAAGTCCCCTTTTAAATCAAAATTTAATTCGGCCCACTGCCCTGGAATGAACTGTGAAAGGGATAAATTCATATCACTAAAGTGAATTTTTGAACCTGCTTTATCATCTTGGATAAGCACTTCAGCATTAGTTAAAGCAATACCTTGTAAAGAGACTTTCCAACCATTGAACTCTGTACTTGTTGCTGATGATGCTTCTGGATTAACGTCAGTCTCTTCTGCTGGAGCCGTTGGATTATTATTTTCTACTGTTGATGTTTCTTTTTTAGCGACAAGACCATCTAAATTAGTAACTCCATTTTTTAATGTGTGTAACGTAAATGAAGCACCATCTAACGTGATAAGACCAATACTGACTTCCTGTTGAAATAACGGGCGTACATTAAGATCAAGTATTGCATTATCAAATGACACTAAATTAGGCTCAACAAACCCTTCAGGGTTACTTAATGCCATTTTTCCGATCGAAAAGCCTATTGATGGAAAAAAGCGCCATTCAATATCACCATCTATCGTTAATTGACGACCAGTTTGAGCTTCAACTTGCTCTGTGATTAACGGTTTAAATTCATTAGGGTTAACAAGTAACACTAATACCAATACAGCACCGATTACTGCAATAAACGGTATACTAATTAATAGGGCTATTTTCTTCACGGCCAAAATCCATCTAATTGTTCTTAAATAGTAACGATAGTGTTAAGTATGCCATCAGTTAAGCATAATAAACATGAGCTTATCGATAGTTATATATTGGAGTATAGCGAAATTATACGATATGAGACAAAAAAAAGGCCGACATAATTGTCGGCCCTTTTAAAGATAAATTTCTTACGCTTTTAATAAGCGTGAGATATGTGCTTTTAGTACATCAATCGCAATGCGGTTTTTACCACCACGTGGAACGATAATGTCAGCGTGCTGTTTTGATGGGTCAATAAATTGCATGAACATTGGACGTACTGTTTTTTGGTATTGCTCAAAAACAGATTCCATTGTACGGCCACGCTCTTCGACATCACGTCGAGCACGACGTAATAGGCAGATATCTAAAGGAGTATCCATAAATACACTTGCATGCATTAAATTACGTAAACGTGGATCTGTTAGTAATAAAATACCTTCAAGAATAATTACTTTCTTTGGAGTCATTACATCAACTTCAGAAGTACGAGTATGCTCTGTATAGCTGTAAGTTGGAATATTAACCGCTTCACCACGCATAAGTTGCTCTAAATGCTCACAAAGCAATTCATGATCCAATGCATTTGGGTGATCGTAATTTGTTTTGACTCTTTCTTCCATGGTCAGGTGGCTTTGGTCCTTGTAGTAACTGTCTTCAGTTATTACACCAATCTGATGATCGCCAACTTTTGCTCGTAGTTCATTATAAATTGTTGAAGCAATCAAGCTTTTACCTGAAGCTGATGCGCCTGCAATACCTACGATAATACAGTGATGATTACTGTTCTCTGACATAAAAGATACCTAAAAGTGTGCGATATACGGATATTTAATAAAACCGCCTGATTATAGGGATTACTAGTGATACTTTCCAGCTCAAATTTCACTTAAGTGTGATCCTACAATGACTTGAACATTATTTGGTCAGGAATCACCTCTCCTTGCCAGTATAGTCGACTTGATACTTGTTCTGCCAAGTTAATATACAATTTACTGTGAGGACTTATTGGATTAATAGCCACGCTAGGCGTCCCAGAATCCGTTTCACTTCGTATATCGATATGTAATGGTAATTGAGATAATAATGGATCGAGTAACGTTGAGCCATAGTTAATGCGCCACCAGTTCCAAAAATCGCTTCTTGATGCCCACAATTAGAGCAAATATGAATACTCATGTTTTCGACCACACCAATAACAGGCACATCTACTTTCGTAAACATATTCACACCTTTAATCGCATCAGTTAATGCTAGATCTTGTGGTGTCGTAACAATTACAGCTCCTGTCGTCGGCACTTGTTGAGACAATGTAAGTTGAATATCACCAGTACCTGGTGGCATATCAATAATAAGATAATCCAAATCTGGCCACCATGTTTCATTAAGAAGCTGAGATAAAGCTTTAGATGCCATAGGGCCGCGCCACACTGCCGCTTCGCCTTTTTCGACTAAGTAACCAATTGAATTACTGTATAGTCCATGCGCCTCGATTGGCATCATTCTATTATTATCAACAATCGCTGGTTTCTTATCTTCAACACCCAGCATCAAAGGTACAGAAGGACCGTATATATCTGCATCCAATATACCAACACGTGCACCTAAATGGTGTAGAGCTAATGCTAAATTCACAGCCGTCGTTGATTTACCGACTCCACCTTTACCTGAACTCACCGCAATGATATTTTTTACGCCTTTAACTGCTGGCTGATTTGTTTTTAAAGACGAGGTTTTAGATGAGACGGATACAGAGAGATCGGGCAACGCCAACTCAAGTTTTTGTCCTTCTAACCAGTGGTTAAAATCAGTTTGTAGGCTCTTTGATACAAAAGGAAAAACAACATTAATATTTCCTGTAGCTTCAATCGATACCACATTTGAAATATCAGCCCAACCTTCACAAAGTTGCGAATGCGTAAACGTATTTAACCAATTTTTAATCTCTACCATCGTTTGAAATGCCATCTTCAATGCTCCACGGTTATTTTTACTCATCCTATCACTAATTGAACCATTGATCCTCTATGCTTTCTAACTTGGTTCAGGTACTATTTATCTCTTAAATTTTCACCCATCACATTAAGCGAAAGAGAAGATATGGCTACAGATCCAAGAAAAATTCTGGTTACATGTGCCCTACCGTATGCAAACGGTTCCATCCACTTAGGCCACATGCTTGAGCATATCCAAGCGGATATCTGGGTTCGTTACCAACGTTTACGCGGCAACGACGTTAACTTTATTTGTGCAGATGATGCTCACGGCACACCAATCATGCTTAAAGCTCAACAGATGGGTATTTCTCCAGAAGAAATGATCGCAGCCGTTAGCGAAGAGCACCAAAAAGATTTCGCTGGCTTTGATATCAGCTTTGATAACTATCACAGCACGCACAGTGATGAAAACCGCGAATTAGCTTCTCACATCTACCTTGAGCTAAAGAAAAACGGCTTTATTACAAGTCGCACAATTTCTCAGCTGTTCGATCCAGAAAAAGAGATGTTCTTACCTGATCGTTTCGTAAAAGGTACTTGTCCTAAATGTAAAGCAGAAGACCAATACGGTGATAACTGCGACAACTGTGGCGAAACATACAGCCCAACAGATTTAATTAATCCAAAATCAGCAGTTTCTGGTGCGACTCCAGTAATGAAAGATTCTGAGCATTTCTTCTTTGACCTGCCTCAGTTTGAAAGCATGCTTAAAGAGTGGACTCGTTCTGGTTCTCTACAATCAGAAACAGCAAACAAGATGCAAGAGTGGTTTGAATCAGGCCTACAGCAATGGGATATCTCTCGTGATGCACCATACTTTGGCTTTGAGATCCCAGGCGAAACGAATAAATTCTTCTACGTTTGGCTAGATGCTCCGATTGGTTATATGGGCTCATTCAAAAACCTATGTAATAAGCGTGACGATTTAAACTTTGATGAATACTGGAAGAAAGACAGTACAACAGAGCTTTATCATTTCATTGGTAAAGACATTGTTTACTTCCACAGCCTATTCTGGCCTGCAATGCTTGATGGCGCAGGTTTCCGTAAGCCAAATAACGTATTCGTTCACGGTTACGTAACGGTTAACGGTGCGAAAATGTCTAAATCTAAAGGCACTTTCATTAAAGCTGGTACTTACTTAAATCACTTAGATCCTGAGTGTCTACGTTACTACTATGCAGCGAAACTAAACAGCCGTATTGATGATCTTGATTTAAACCTTGAAGATTTCACTCAACGTGTAAACTCTGATGTAGTTAACAAGATTGTTAACTTAGCTTCTCGTAACGCTGGTTTCATTACTAAACGCTTTGATGGCAAACTTGCAGATAACTTTGCAGAGCCTGAGCTTTACAATGAATTTATTGCGGCTGCAGATCGTATTGCTGAGCTATATGAAACTCGTGAATTTGGTCGTGCTATCCGTGAAATTACAGCACTAGCTGATAAAGCAAACCAATACATTGATGAGAAAGCACCTTGGGTTCTTGCAAAAGAAGAAGGTAAAGAACAAGAACTACAAGAAGTGTCTTCTGTAGGCATTAACTTGTTCCGTGTATTAATGGCTTACTTAAAACCTGTAATGCCAGAACTTGCAGCTCGTACTGAAGCGTTCTTAAATGAAACACTAACGTGGGAAGGCGTTGCACAACCACTAGTTGCTCATGAGATCACTAAGTTTAAAGCATTATTCGCGCGTATTGATCCTAAGAAAGTTGAAGCTATGATTGAAGCGTCTAAAGAAGACGCAGCAATCGAAATGGCAGCAAAAGAAAAGGCAGAAGCGGAAAAAGAAAAAGCAAGTCAAACTGAGCTAGATAAAGATCCAATCGCAGATGAGATTGAGTTCGATGCATTCGAAGCGGTTGATATGCGTATTGCACGTATTATCTCTTGTGAGGAAGTACCAAAGGCAAACAAACTGCTTAAATTCCAACTAGACATCGGTGGCGAAACTCGTCAAGTATTCTCTGGTATTAAATCAGCATACAAACCTGAAGAGCTAGAAGGCAAACTAACTGTTATGGTTGCCAACCTAAAACCTCGTAAAATGAAGTTTGGTATGTCTGAAGGTATGATCCTAGCTGCAGGCCCTGGTGGTAAAGAGCTTTGGATTTTAGAACCACACGAAGGCGCTCAACCTGGTATGCGTGTAATGTAATTCTTCTTTTTAGAAGATAATACCAATCGTAGTAAATCACTTACTTACTGTGATTGGTATAACTTACAAACAAAAATAGAGACCAAATGGTCTCTATTTTTTTATGTATTAATGATATTACCCGTTATAAAACTGAAGCGAGAGAAAGATTAATCTCATTAAGGACCTGTGATGGATTCTCCGCTTGTGTAATCGGACGACCTATAACTAGGTAGTCAGAACCTGCTGTAATCGCATCTACTGGCGTCATAATACGCTTTTGGTCACCAACATCAGCACCTACTGGACGAATTCCTGGTGTTACTAGCTGGAACTCTTTACCTAAATCAGCTTTTAGCATTGATGCCTCTTGAGCTGAACATACGACACCATCTAAACCGCTGTTTTTCGTTAATGCTGCTAAACGTTTTACTTGTTCTTGTGGTGCAATGTCTAAACCAATGCCAGCTAAGTCTTGCTGCTCCATGCTCGTTAACACCGTCACACCAATTAATAATGGACGGTCACTACCATAAGGTTCTAATATTTCACGCGAGGCACTCATCATACGCTCACCACCACTCGCATGAACGTTAACCATCCATACACCCATTTCTGCTGCCGCTCTTACCGCTTTTGAACAGGTATTTGGAATATCATGAAACTTTAAATCTAGAAAAACAGAAAAACCACGTTTATGAAGTTCTTTAACAAACTCAGGGCCAAATAAAGTAAACATCTCTTTGCCTACTTTTAAACGACATGAACTTGGATCAATTTTATCAACAAACGTTAACGCATCTGCTTGATTATCATAATCCAGTGCCACGATCACCTTTTGGTCTTTCATTTTCTCTCCTTTAAAAATTTATACCAATCTCATCAATTCATCATGAGGATTAGTCGTACTCACGGTCTTTTCTTACATTCAAAAAAAGAGGCACTCAGAGCGCCTCTTCAATTATTCACCATCTAAGCCTCTAATAGGCTTAATCACTCCCCATCCTTTACAAGATGGACATTGCCAAAACAATCGATGAGCAGAGAAACCACACTTACTGCAGCGGTAATTAGGTTTCATTTTCAATTGCTCGCCTACTAGGGTTTGCAAACTAGTTAAACTGGCTTTCGCCCTACCATCTTCAGCTTCATCGGTATGGTAGCCCATCAGACGATAAAAGCCCTTCATTGTCGGGTTCTTAAGAAGCTGTTTAGTCATATACCCTTGTGCTAAAGCGACACCTTCATGCTTGGCAATCAAATTTGAAAGCATCAATTCCGCACTAGCACCTGCTCCTTTTGAAATAGCTTCTTTTAAAAATTGAAGTAATGCGCCTTCTCTGTCTAGTTTTTCATAACATTCAGCAAGCAATGGTAATGCTTCACTGACAAAATCAATGTCTTGATCCAGTACTGACTCAAGGTGAGCAAGAGCACTTTTATAATTCTCTTCCTCCATAAGAAGTTTCGCCATCATAATAGAGGCTCGTACACATTGATTATCAGAAGATAAGGCTTTTTTAAGATTCTGTTTTGCTTTATTCAAATTCTCATCTGCAAGCTCTTGCATTGCGAGTTCACAATAATAGTGAGCAATATCAAGCTTGAGTTTTTTACGCCCCATACGAACCAAACTATTCGCAAATTGAATCGCTTGCTCCCACTCTCGAGTCTGTTGATGAATAGCAACTAATTGCAGTAAAGCGGCTTCTCTGTGATCAGGCTCTTCAAGCAGCTGCTCAAATATTTTTTCAGCACGATCAAGAATACCTGAGACCATATAATCTTTTGCTAACTGCTGTAAGGCTATATTTCGTTGGTCTATCGTAAGGTTCGGACGTGCGATGAGGTTTTGATGAATTTTGATGGCGCGATCGACTTCACCTCTTCGTCTAAAAAGATTACCTAATGCAAGGTGGGTGTCTATGGTATCGCTATCTACTTGAAGTAATTCTATGAAATGATCGACTGCTTTATCTGATTGATCAGACAGCAATAGATTCAAACCCGCCACGTATTGACGTGACAGGTGATTCGTTTCTTTTTGGCGTTGTTGTCTCGCACTCCTATTACCCATATACCAGCCATAACCGGCAGCAATAGGTAATAATAGGAATAGCAGTTCTAACATTCAGTCACTACCCTTTCGTTGACTCAATTCGCAACTTATCAAGCTCAGCCGTTTTTTTATCTAAGCGTTTGCGAAGGCGGCGTTGAGTCATGCTCGCTTTTAGATACATGCTGCCACAAATTAACCAGCCTAAACCAAAGCCAGTTGCAAAGAAAATACCCAATAATGTGGACAGTTGAAAATCACCTTGAGCTAACAGGTAATTAAAATTAACAATAGCTTGATTCTGTGCACCAATAGCCAGTGAGATCAAAAATAAAACAAGTAATAAAATGGCAACGATAATTTTCACTGGTATTCCCTCCAGTTAATTGAGTATCTAAAAGTTTTTATTTTACAGCTCTAAAGATACACCTAAATGCATTGAAAATGAACATAAAAAAACGGCATACTCAAAAGTATGCCGTTTTTGTATGCCAATTAGCATTAGCTATAATTCACACGTTCACGCAGTTCTTTACCTGGTTTAAAGTGTGGAACGAACTTACCGTCCAGCTCTACCTTATCACCAGTTTTAGGATTACGACCTAAACGTGGCTCTCGATAGTGTAGAGAAAAACTACCAAAACCACGAATCTCTATACGATCACCGCCTTCTAGCGTTGTTGCCATCTGCTCAAGGATTTCCTTGACTGTATCTTCCACCTGCTTAGCAGAAAGTTGAGGCTTTTTACTACACAGTTGTTCAATCAGTTCAGATTTTGTCATAAATGACCTCTCTTACGTTATCGAAAGAAAAGGGAGCAATGTTGCTCCCTTCTAATTTACTTATTCGCCTTTAGCTGCTTTGAAAGCGTCAGCCATTGCGTTACCGAAACCACCGTCTTCAGACTTAGTGTTCAGTGAAGCCATTGCTTCTTGCTCGTCAGCTTCATCTTTAGCTTTGATAGATAGGTTAACTACGCGGTTCTTACGGTCTACACCAGTGAACTTCGCTTCAACGCTATCGCCAACGCTTAGGATTAGAGATGCATCTTCAACACGGTCACGAGATAGCTCAGAAGTACGGATGTAACCTTCTACGCTGTCTGCAAGAGTGATTGTAGCGCCTTTAGCGTCAACAGCTGAAACAGTACCGTTTACTAGAGTACCTTTCTTGTTGTCTGCTAGGTAGTTGTTAAATGGGTCTTCTTCCATTTGTTTAACACCTAGAGAAATACGCTCACGCTCTGCATCTACTGCTAGAACAACAGCAGAGATTTCGTCGCCTTTCTTGTACTCACGTACCGCGTCTTCACCTGTAGCATTCCAAGAAATGTCAGATAGGTGAACTAGACCGTCGATGCCGCCGTCAAGACCGATGAAGATACCAAAGTCAGTGATAGATTTGATCTTACCAGTAACTTTGTCGCCTTTAGCTTGCGCTTCAGCGAATGTCTGCCATGGGTTAGCTTTACATTGTTTTAGACCTAGAGAGATACGACGACGTTCTTCGTCAATCTCAAGAACCATAACCTCAACTTCGTCGCCTACATTAACAACTTTAGAAGGGTGGATGTTCTTGTTAGTCCAATCCATTTCAGAAACGTGTACTAGACCTTCAACGCCTTCTTCGATTTCAACGAAGCAGCCGTAGTCAGTTAGGTTAGTAACACGACCAGAAAGCTTGTGACCTTCTGGGTAACGCTTAGCGATAGCTACCCATGGATCTTCGCCTAGTTGCTTAAGACCTAGAGAAACACGAGTGCGCTCACGATCGAACTTAAGAACTTTAACGTTGATCTCGTCACCAACATTTACGATCTCAGATGGGTGTTTAACACGTTTCCAAGCCATATCTGTGATGTGTAGTAGACCGTCTACGCCACCTAGGTCAACGAATGCACCGTAGTCAGTAAGGTTCTTAACGATACCTTTAACTTCCATGCCTTCTTGTAGAGAAGCAAGTAGCTCATCACGTTCAACACTGTTTTCAGATTCGATAACAGCACGACGTGAAACAACAACGTTGTTACGTTTTTGGTCAAGCTTGATTACTTTGAACTCTAGCTCTTTGCCTTCAAGGTGAAGAGTGTCACGTACTGGACGTACATCAACAAGAGAACCAGGTAGGAATGCACGGATACCGTTAAGTTCAACTGTGAAGCCGCCTTTAACTTTACCGTTGATAACACCCATAACTGTTTCAGCATCTTCGTATGCTTTTTCAAGTTGGATCCACGCTTCGTGACGCTTCGCTTTCTCACGAGAAAGTTGAGTTTCACCGAAACCGTCTTCAACAGCGTCAAGAGCAACGTCTACTTCAGAACCAACTTCAACTTCAAGTTCGCCAGCAGCGTTCTTGAATTGTTCAGCTGGGATAGCTGCTTCAGACTTAAGGCCAGCGTCAACAAGAACGAAACCGTTCTCGATAGCTACTACAGTACCTTTAACGATGCTGCCTTGTTGGAATTCAGTTTCATTTAGAAACTCTTCAAAGAGTTGAGCAAAAGATTCAGTCATTATTTGATCTTCAAATTTAAACGTCCATGGGTATCCTACCGCATGGGGTTGATAGTAAGGTTAGTTATCATCCTTGCAACTAACTAAGTTTAATATTATAGCTTAGATTCAATAAAAGTAATGGCTTGCGCGACAACTTCATCAATATTCATTGACGTTGAATCTAAAACTAAAGCGTCTTCCGCAGGACGTAATGGTGCGACAGCGCGATTGCGATCTCGATCATCACGTTCTTGAATTTCGCTTAAAAGACGGTCAAATTTAACATCTAACCCTTCTGTTGCAACTGCTTCATTCGGCGATTCGCACGTTCTTCAGCACTTGCATCTAAAAATATCTTAACTTCAGCGTTAGGGAACACAACCGTTCCCATATCTCGACCATCAGCAATCAAGCCAGGTTGAGCAGAAAATGCACGCTGGCGACGTAATAACGCTTCACGAACTTGAGGTAACGCCGCTACTTTCGATGCAGCCATGCCAGTTTCTTCTTTACGAAGCTCTGCAGATACGTCTTCACCTTCAAGGATTACTTTAACCAATTCACCTTCAGCTTTGAATTGCACATCCAAATTAGCAGCTAAAGGAACAAGTGCATCTTCTGAATTAAGATCAACACCATGGTGAATAGCAGCCAATGCTAGCACTCGGTAAATAGCGCCAGAGTCTAATAAATTATAACCTAGCTTTTCTGCAAGTAACATGCACAGCGTGCCTTTACCTGCTCCACTTGGACCATCAACAGTAACGACTGGTGAATGAGTAGTCATGGAGTTCTCCAATTAATTATTGTGATTGGTTTCTACGGGCAGCATTATACCCAAGTAAGATTATTTATATACTCTTGATTATGAAAAACTAAAAAAGCTCTGAATTTTGATACAGAGCTTTCATTGAATAGTAAGGTAATAATTTAAAATACAATAAATTAGCAGCTTAATTCTTTTAATTTATCAAAATAATCAGGGAATGTTTTCGATGTACAACCTGGATCATTAATCGTTACAGGAGTATCACTCAATGCAACTAAAGAAAAACACATCGCCATGCGGTGGTCATCATAAGTGTCAATCGATGCATGCTGTAATGAAGCAGGCGGTGTAATTGTAATATAATCTTCCCCTTCCTCCACTACTGCACCCACTTTTCTTAACTCGGTTGCCATCGCAGCCAAACGATCAGTTTCTTTTACACGCCAATTGTATACGTTACGAATCGAGGTCGTTCCTTTTGCAAATAATGCAGTGGTTGCAATTGTCATTGCAGCATCAGGAATATGGTTGAAATCCATATCAATGGCATTAAGTTCACCTTTACGAGCGATAACATAATCATCGCCCCATTCAATTTCAGTCCCCATTGCAGCTAATGCATCTGCAAATTGAACATCGCCTTGAATACTCTTTTTACCAATACCCGTTACTTTTACTTCTCCACCCTTAATTGCAGCGGCAGCAAGAAAATATGATGCCGATGAAGCATCACCTTCTACAAGAAAATCCCCAGGAGCTACATAAGTTTGATTCGCAGGAACGACAAACGTTTGATAGTTCTGATTCTCAATTTTTACACCAAATGTTGCCATGATATCTAATGTGATATCAATGTATGGTTTTGATACTAAATCACCAACAATCTTAATCGTTGTTTCTTGTGTAGATAATGGCGCTGCCATTAAAAATGCAGTAAGAAATTGGCTAGAAATCGAGCCATCAATTTCCACTGTTCCACCATGTAGGCCAGTACCTTTAATTTTCAGCGGTGGATAATTTTCATTTTCTAAATATTCTACATCTGCTCCAGCAGCTTTAAGAGCAGTTACAAGGTGACCGATTGGGCGCTCTTTCATGCGAGGTTCGCCTGTTAGAACAAACTCACCTTGGCCTAAACATAGTGCCGCAGCCAATGGGCGCATCGCCGTTCCAGCATTACCTAAAAAAAGCTCTAATGCTTCATTAGGTTCAAACGCTCGTCCTAATCCTGTTACTTCACATTCTGTTTTATCTGCTGATAATTTATATTCAACGCCCAATGCTTTAAGTGCATTCAACATATGACGAATATCATCGCTATCTAGTAGATTCGTTAATTTTGTAGTTCCTGAAGCTAATGCAGCTAAAAGTAGCGCTCGGTTAGATACACTTTTTGAACCCGGCAAATTGATTTGCCCATTAATTTTTGAGATAGGTTGAAGAGTTAAGCTTTCCATGTTTGCGTAAAAATTCCTGTACAAATAAATAATAATGTCATGATCAATATTTCATGACTGCTTCAGCTTTAATTGTTATTTTTTGTTATTCTTCATACTTTCAGAGTAACGAAAACCAACGCGATGTGCCAGAGGCAATATCGTCTCTATTGACCTAAAAATAATGAATAGTGATTTCTTTTATCTATGACTATCTACTTACCTGAGCTTATTCCATCTCATTCGACAGTTTTTCCTGATATAGAGAACGCATTAAATAACCCAG encodes:
- the udk gene encoding uridine kinase, whose translation is MSENSNHHCIIVGIAGASASGKSLIASTIYNELRAKVGDHQIGVITEDSYYKDQSHLTMEERVKTNYDHPNALDHELLCEHLEQLMRGEAVNIPTYSYTEHTRTSEVDVMTPKKVIILEGILLLTDPRLRNLMHASVFMDTPLDICLLRRARRDVEERGRTMESVFEQYQKTVRPMFMQFIDPSKQHADIIVPRGGKNRIAIDVLKAHISRLLKA
- the metG gene encoding methionine--tRNA ligase — its product is MATDPRKILVTCALPYANGSIHLGHMLEHIQADIWVRYQRLRGNDVNFICADDAHGTPIMLKAQQMGISPEEMIAAVSEEHQKDFAGFDISFDNYHSTHSDENRELASHIYLELKKNGFITSRTISQLFDPEKEMFLPDRFVKGTCPKCKAEDQYGDNCDNCGETYSPTDLINPKSAVSGATPVMKDSEHFFFDLPQFESMLKEWTRSGSLQSETANKMQEWFESGLQQWDISRDAPYFGFEIPGETNKFFYVWLDAPIGYMGSFKNLCNKRDDLNFDEYWKKDSTTELYHFIGKDIVYFHSLFWPAMLDGAGFRKPNNVFVHGYVTVNGAKMSKSKGTFIKAGTYLNHLDPECLRYYYAAKLNSRIDDLDLNLEDFTQRVNSDVVNKIVNLASRNAGFITKRFDGKLADNFAEPELYNEFIAAADRIAELYETREFGRAIREITALADKANQYIDEKAPWVLAKEEGKEQELQEVSSVGINLFRVLMAYLKPVMPELAARTEAFLNETLTWEGVAQPLVAHEITKFKALFARIDPKKVEAMIEASKEDAAIEMAAKEKAEAEKEKASQTELDKDPIADEIEFDAFEAVDMRIARIISCEEVPKANKLLKFQLDIGGETRQVFSGIKSAYKPEELEGKLTVMVANLKPRKMKFGMSEGMILAAGPGGKELWILEPHEGAQPGMRVM
- the pyrF gene encoding orotidine-5'-phosphate decarboxylase, whose protein sequence is MKDQKVIVALDYDNQADALTFVDKIDPSSCRLKVGKEMFTLFGPEFVKELHKRGFSVFLDLKFHDIPNTCSKAVRAAAEMGVWMVNVHASGGERMMSASREILEPYGSDRPLLIGVTVLTSMEQQDLAGIGLDIAPQEQVKRLAALTKNSGLDGVVCSAQEASMLKADLGKEFQLVTPGIRPVGADVGDQKRIMTPVDAITAGSDYLVIGRPITQAENPSQVLNEINLSLASVL
- the lapB gene encoding lipopolysaccharide assembly protein LapB, translating into MLELLFLLLPIAAGYGWYMGNRSARQQRQKETNHLSRQYVAGLNLLLSDQSDKAVDHFIELLQVDSDTIDTHLALGNLFRRRGEVDRAIKIHQNLIARPNLTIDQRNIALQQLAKDYMVSGILDRAEKIFEQLLEEPDHREAALLQLVAIHQQTREWEQAIQFANSLVRMGRKKLKLDIAHYYCELAMQELADENLNKAKQNLKKALSSDNQCVRASIMMAKLLMEEENYKSALAHLESVLDQDIDFVSEALPLLAECYEKLDREGALLQFLKEAISKGAGASAELMLSNLIAKHEGVALAQGYMTKQLLKNPTMKGFYRLMGYHTDEAEDGRAKASLTSLQTLVGEQLKMKPNYRCSKCGFSAHRLFWQCPSCKGWGVIKPIRGLDGE
- a CDS encoding lipopolysaccharide assembly protein LapA domain-containing protein — translated: MKIIVAILLLVLFLISLAIGAQNQAIVNFNYLLAQGDFQLSTLLGIFFATGFGLGWLICGSMYLKASMTQRRLRKRLDKKTAELDKLRIESTKG
- the ihfB gene encoding integration host factor subunit beta, whose amino-acid sequence is MTKSELIEQLCSKKPQLSAKQVEDTVKEILEQMATTLEGGDRIEIRGFGSFSLHYREPRLGRNPKTGDKVELDGKFVPHFKPGKELRERVNYS
- the rpsA gene encoding 30S ribosomal protein S1 translates to MTESFAQLFEEFLNETEFQQGSIVKGTVVAIENGFVLVDAGLKSEAAIPAEQFKNAAGELEVEVGSEVDVALDAVEDGFGETQLSREKAKRHEAWIQLEKAYEDAETVMGVINGKVKGGFTVELNGIRAFLPGSLVDVRPVRDTLHLEGKELEFKVIKLDQKRNNVVVSRRAVIESENSVERDELLASLQEGMEVKGIVKNLTDYGAFVDLGGVDGLLHITDMAWKRVKHPSEIVNVGDEINVKVLKFDRERTRVSLGLKQLGEDPWVAIAKRYPEGHKLSGRVTNLTDYGCFVEIEEGVEGLVHVSEMDWTNKNIHPSKVVNVGDEVEVMVLEIDEERRRISLGLKQCKANPWQTFAEAQAKGDKVTGKIKSITDFGIFIGLDGGIDGLVHLSDISWNATGEDAVREYKKGDEISAVVLAVDAERERISLGVKQMEEDPFNNYLADNKKGTLVNGTVSAVDAKGATITLADSVEGYIRTSELSRDRVEDASLILSVGDSVEAKFTGVDRKNRVVNLSIKAKDEADEQEAMASLNTKSEDGGFGNAMADAFKAAKGE